From the genome of Pseudomonas hamedanensis:
GCGCGCGGGCTGGCGCACATTGGCGTGCTCAAGGCCCTGGAAGAGCAAGGCATCAAGATCGATGCAATCGCCGGCACCAGCATGGGCGCGGTGGTCGGCGGACTGTACGCCTCGGGCTATCAGATCGATGAGCTGGAAAAACTCGCGTTGAACATCGACTGGCAAGCCGCGTTGTCCGACGCTCCGCCCCGTGAAGACGTGCCGTTTCGACGCAAGCAGGACGACCGCGATTTTCTGGTCAAACAGAAACTCAGCTTTCGCGACGACGGCAGCCTCGGCCTGCCGTTGGGGGTGATTCAGGGCCAGAACCTGGCGCTGTTGCTTGAGAGCCTCTTGGCGCATACCAGCGACACCCGGGATTTCGACAAGCTGCCCATTCCGTTCCGCGCCGTGGCGACGGACATTGCCAACGGCGAAAAAGTGGTGTTTCGCAAAGGTCATCTGCCCCAGGTGATCCGTGCCAGCATGTCGATCCCGGCAGTGTTCGCCCCAGTTGAACTCAACGGCCGCCTGCTGGTGGACGGCGGCATGACCGACAACATCCCTCTGGATGTCGCGCGGGAAATGGGCGTCGACATCGCCATCGTCGTCGACATCGGCACGCCGCTGCGCAACCGCAAACAATTGAGCACCGTGGTCGATGTGCTGAATCAGTCAATCACCCTGATGACCCGCAGCAACTCTGAAGAACAGTTGGCCACTCTTAAACCCACCGACGTGCTGATCCAGCCGGCGCTGGCAGCGTTTGGCGTGACCGATTTCGGCAAAGCCCAGGAAATGATCGACGCCGGCTACCGCGCCACCCGAATCCTCGACGCACGCCTGGCTCAGCTCAAACCCGACGAATCCCAGGATGCCGAACTCAACGCCGCCCGCTCGCCAGGTCAGCGCACGCCGGTCATTACCGCGATCCGTGTCGAAAACGATTCGAAAGTCGACGATGACGTGATTCGCTATTACATCCGCCAGCCCGTCGGTGAGCCGCTGGACCTGAGCCGCTTGCACTCGGACATGGGCACCCTGTACGGCCTCGACTATTTCGAGCAGGTGCAATACCGCGTGGTGCACAAGGGTCAGGATCACACCTTGGTCATCAGTGCGCGCGGCAAACGCAGCGGCACCGACTACCTGCGAGTTGGCCTGAACCTGTCGGACGACATGCGCGGCGACAGCGCTTTCAATCTCGGCGCCAGCTATCGCGTCAACGGTATCAACCGCCTCGGCGCCGAATGGCTGACCCGCGCGCAGATCGGCGACAAACAGGAACTGTACAGCGAGTTTTATCAGCCGCTGGACGTCGGTTCGCGCTATTTCGTTGCGCCCTATGCCGCGTTTGAAGCACAGAATGTCGATTCAGTGCTTGATAACGATCCGGTCGCGCAGTATCGCGTCGAGCGCTATGGCTTCGGCCTCAACCTCGGCCGCCAGATCGGTAACAACGGCGAAGTGCGCTTTGGCGTCGGTCAGGCCTGGGGCAAGGCCGACGTGCGCATTGGCGATCAGGATCTGCCGAGCGAAAGCTTCAACGAAGGTTTTTACTCGCTGAAGTATTCTTACGATTCGCTGGATAACGTGTATTTCCCTCACGAAGGCAAGGACGTCAGCCTGACCTTTGCGCAGTTCGAGCCGGGTCTGGGTTCCGACACACGTTACCGGCAGTGGGAATTCAAACTCGACAAAGCCATGAGCCATGGCCCGGACACGCTGATTCTGGGTGGGCGCTACGGCCGCACGCTGGATGATGCCAATGTGGTGACATCGAGCTTCCTGCTCGGCGGTGCGCGGCAGTTGTCAGGCTTTCGCGAAGACGCCATTTCCGGGCAGAATGTCAGCCTGATGCGCGCCGTGTATTACCGTCGCCTGACGCCGCGATCGTACCTGCCACTGGACTTCCCGCTGTACGCCGGTGCTTCGCTGGAACGCGGCCGAGCGTGGAACAACGACAATGAATTCGACAGCGGCTACATCAACGCAGCCAGCGTGTTTATCGGTTTCGACACGCCGTTGGGGCCGTTGAATTTCAGTTATGGACTCAATGATGCGGATGAGCAGGCGGTGTATCTGAATCTGGGGCAAACGTTCTGATCGCACCTGGCAACTGATGTTGTCTGGTCTGACGCCTTCGCGAGCAGGCTCGCTCCTACATTTGAACGATGTTCACAGATCCATTGTAGGAGTGAGCCTGCTCGCGATAGCGGTTCCAGACACGCCACCAACAATCGGTTCTCAGCGAATCCCCGCCAACAACGTCCTCGCCGTTTGCTTCAGCGGTTCATCGCCCTCCTTGAGCAATTCAGTGAGCAAGGCAATCGCACTGTCGATATCGCCGTCATCGATACAGGTTTGCGCCTGCTCAAGCTTTTCCGAACCAGCGGCCGGCTCCCCCATCAGAGGGCGCCGCGAATCATCGAACTCACTGAGAAAGTCGTCATCCAGCGGCTGCGCGTCCGGCTCGGAGAACCATTCGAGTTCCACGTCGTCCTTGCTAGCCACCTCTCCCAGGTCGAAACCCTCCGGCAATACTTGCAGGTCTGACAGTGAGACGTTTTCGTCCGCCACGGGCGGAACGGGCGTTTCTTTACTCGCTTCCAGGTCCCAATTGGCATCCATCGACAGCTCACCCAGGTTCAGCTCGAAATCATCTTCGGGGGCTGTTGGAACGGAACCACCGTCGGGGGCGAGCGCCACCACCGGCGCCAACGCGACAGTGCTGACCAGTTTGGCATGGCGAACGCGTGCCTCCTGAAGTTGCCGGTCCTCGACACCCAGGTCGCGCAAACGGCTTTCCTGCTGATCATAGGCGGCGCTGTCGCCCTGACGACCGTACACTTCGAGTAATTGCAGGCCGAGGTCAATGCGCTCCGGCTCCTTTTGCAGGGCATCGCGTAACAGCCCGGCGGCTTCCCCGAGTCTTCCGTAAGCCAGATAAATGCCCACGGCTTCGAGTACGTCACCCGCGCCCGGCTCTTCACGATGGTCGGGCGTCACGTTGGCGGTGACGGGCGCGGCGGCGTCGACGGGGTCGGCGTCAGGCTCGGGCCCCTGCGGCAATTGCGTCAGCGGCTCGCCCGCTTGCTCTGCTTGCTGACGCCGGCGCTGCACGAACAACGCGCCCAGCGCCCCGAGCGCCAGCAACAGGCCGGCGAGCAGTGGCCAGTTCACACCGTCCTCAGGCTCGGCAGCAGGTGCAAGCGCTGACGGAGGTGCAATCGGCGCAGCGACGGGCACTGGTGGCGGTTGTTGCAATTCCGCGAGACGGGTTTGCAAGTCGCTGACCTGCTCCCTGCCGTCGGCAATCTGCGCCTCCTGTGCCTGCAACCTCGCGTTCTGCTCATCCACGGTTTTCTGCAGTTGTTGATTCAGCAACACACTGGCGGCCAGTTGCTCGGCCAGGCCATCGTTGACGGGAGTCGTTGCCGTTGGCGGCGACGCGGGCGGCGACGCGGGCGCGGCTTCACGCTTGCCCTGTGCCGCCTGGGGCTTCGCTGTAGCGGGTTCGACCGCAGGAAACCCGGAAGTCTGCGCCGGCGGATCCGGCTCATCGATGGCCGGCACGATACCGGGCGAACCCGGCGGGTCGATCAGCACGGTGTATTCGCGCAACAGACGGCCATTGGGCTGGTCGAGTTGCACAAGGAAATTCAAAAACGGTTCGCTGACCGGTTTACGAGACGTCACCCGGATCATCTGGCGCTTGCCACGCAGGATCGGCGCGAACCTGAGATCGTTGAGAAAGAACACGCGCTCGACACCGGCCCGGCCGAATTCCTCCGCCGAGGCCAGGCTGGCCGAGAGCTCGTTCTGCGTCAAGGTGCCGACATCGACCAACGCGATGTCGGCCTTGAACGGCTGATTGAGGGCTGAGTGAACCGTGATTTCGCCCAACCCCAACGCCATCGACCAGGTCGAATAGCTGAATACGCCCGCGAACAGCAGCCATTTGGCGCCCTCGCGCAGCACGTGCCGACTTGCAAGCATGGGCATCCCTTAAATAAGCAAAACCGGTTTCCAGGCGTTCGTACATCCGGTACGAACACGATATTGCCCAGTAGTTCTTATAGTCTGCTCAGCGCGATCCCTCAA
Proteins encoded in this window:
- a CDS encoding patatin-like phospholipase family protein; protein product: MRRLLFCLLLGLLPVLVYASETPRPKVGLVLSGGAARGLAHIGVLKALEEQGIKIDAIAGTSMGAVVGGLYASGYQIDELEKLALNIDWQAALSDAPPREDVPFRRKQDDRDFLVKQKLSFRDDGSLGLPLGVIQGQNLALLLESLLAHTSDTRDFDKLPIPFRAVATDIANGEKVVFRKGHLPQVIRASMSIPAVFAPVELNGRLLVDGGMTDNIPLDVAREMGVDIAIVVDIGTPLRNRKQLSTVVDVLNQSITLMTRSNSEEQLATLKPTDVLIQPALAAFGVTDFGKAQEMIDAGYRATRILDARLAQLKPDESQDAELNAARSPGQRTPVITAIRVENDSKVDDDVIRYYIRQPVGEPLDLSRLHSDMGTLYGLDYFEQVQYRVVHKGQDHTLVISARGKRSGTDYLRVGLNLSDDMRGDSAFNLGASYRVNGINRLGAEWLTRAQIGDKQELYSEFYQPLDVGSRYFVAPYAAFEAQNVDSVLDNDPVAQYRVERYGFGLNLGRQIGNNGEVRFGVGQAWGKADVRIGDQDLPSESFNEGFYSLKYSYDSLDNVYFPHEGKDVSLTFAQFEPGLGSDTRYRQWEFKLDKAMSHGPDTLILGGRYGRTLDDANVVTSSFLLGGARQLSGFREDAISGQNVSLMRAVYYRRLTPRSYLPLDFPLYAGASLERGRAWNNDNEFDSGYINAASVFIGFDTPLGPLNFSYGLNDADEQAVYLNLGQTF
- a CDS encoding FimV/HubP family polar landmark protein, whose product is MLASRHVLREGAKWLLFAGVFSYSTWSMALGLGEITVHSALNQPFKADIALVDVGTLTQNELSASLASAEEFGRAGVERVFFLNDLRFAPILRGKRQMIRVTSRKPVSEPFLNFLVQLDQPNGRLLREYTVLIDPPGSPGIVPAIDEPDPPAQTSGFPAVEPATAKPQAAQGKREAAPASPPASPPTATTPVNDGLAEQLAASVLLNQQLQKTVDEQNARLQAQEAQIADGREQVSDLQTRLAELQQPPPVPVAAPIAPPSALAPAAEPEDGVNWPLLAGLLLALGALGALFVQRRRQQAEQAGEPLTQLPQGPEPDADPVDAAAPVTANVTPDHREEPGAGDVLEAVGIYLAYGRLGEAAGLLRDALQKEPERIDLGLQLLEVYGRQGDSAAYDQQESRLRDLGVEDRQLQEARVRHAKLVSTVALAPVVALAPDGGSVPTAPEDDFELNLGELSMDANWDLEASKETPVPPVADENVSLSDLQVLPEGFDLGEVASKDDVELEWFSEPDAQPLDDDFLSEFDDSRRPLMGEPAAGSEKLEQAQTCIDDGDIDSAIALLTELLKEGDEPLKQTARTLLAGIR